One window of the bacterium genome contains the following:
- a CDS encoding YbhB/YbcL family Raf kinase inhibitor-like protein, producing the protein MPFELTSSAFVTGKPIPRKYTCDGEDISPPLQWSDPPQGTQSFALISDDPDAPMGTWVHWVLYNLPANRRTLPENITSDAELPDGSRHGKNSWRRLGYGGPCPPGGTHRYFFKFYALDTVLNLASGASKDQLLQAMKGHILAQTELMGAYTRQ; encoded by the coding sequence ATGCCTTTTGAACTAACGAGCAGTGCCTTTGTCACAGGGAAGCCGATTCCCCGCAAGTATACCTGTGACGGTGAGGACATCTCACCACCGCTACAGTGGAGCGATCCACCCCAGGGCACTCAAAGTTTTGCCCTCATCTCTGATGATCCTGACGCACCTATGGGCACCTGGGTTCATTGGGTGCTCTACAACCTGCCGGCTAATCGCCGCACTTTACCGGAAAACATCACCTCTGACGCTGAGCTGCCGGACGGCAGCCGACACGGCAAAAACAGTTGGCGGCGGCTGGGCTATGGCGGCCCTTGTCCACCCGGCGGCACCCATCGCTATTTCTTTAAATTCTATGCCTTAGACACTGTGCTCAATTTAGCCTCTGGCGCCAGCAAGGATCAGTTGCTCCAGGCAATGAAGGGACATATCCTGGCCCAGACAGAGTTGATGGGAGCATACACCAGGCAATAG
- a CDS encoding zinc ribbon domain-containing protein, with product MADLFDKVKQSVGKGLTAASIRSKEMLETAKINREIGRFQEKRRNLLEKLGNIVYTMYLHSPTFDKERIKEMCEALTRLDDQVKDKKEELERTHLKAQEALGIVMCDCGAETYKDAKFCSKCGKKIEEIAETVKGGNYSASI from the coding sequence ATGGCTGATCTATTTGACAAGGTAAAACAAAGTGTAGGTAAAGGCCTTACTGCCGCAAGCATTAGATCAAAGGAGATGCTTGAGACTGCAAAAATCAATAGAGAAATAGGAAGATTTCAAGAAAAAAGGAGAAATTTATTAGAAAAGCTGGGCAATATTGTTTATACCATGTATCTCCACAGCCCTACCTTTGATAAAGAAAGGATTAAGGAAATGTGTGAGGCCCTCACCCGCTTAGACGATCAAGTAAAGGATAAGAAAGAGGAATTAGAGCGAACTCATCTAAAGGCACAGGAAGCCCTGGGTATTGTCATGTGTGACTGTGGGGCAGAGACATACAAAGATGCCAAGTTTTGCAGTAAGTGCGGTAAAAAGATAGAAGAGATAGCGGAGACAGTAAAAGGAGGTA
- the coaBC gene encoding bifunctional phosphopantothenoylcysteine decarboxylase/phosphopantothenate--cysteine ligase CoaBC — protein MILKGKEIVLGVTGSIAAYKSAEIVRGLIKQGARVQVVMTKAATAFITPLTLQTLSGQPVITDLFSSPSAWEIEHVSLAERADLILIAPATANIIGKIANGMADDMLSTLVLAARSPILIAPAMNEAMYENPILMANIEKLKNCGFLFIEPEEGELACGKQGRGRLASIEVIIGNVGASLNKPSPERSLKNAICKPELEQSAICSPQSALRTIRHRRILITAGPTQEPIDPVRYISNPSSGRMGLALAEVAHRWGGEVTLIMGPILLEPPPGINTIKVQTAQQMREAVLNHFPSVDIFISAAAVSDYRPEKQAKEKIKKDKDRLTLELVKTPDILAEVGQAKSERQIVVGFAAETENLEQNARKKLEEKNLDLIVANDLTQEGAGFGSETNIVTIITRSGEITKTPRLPKIEVAEAILEQIISIARRKFLSGLESPIELQGSSEY, from the coding sequence ATGATACTCAAAGGGAAAGAGATTGTCTTAGGAGTTACAGGCAGTATTGCGGCCTATAAGTCGGCTGAAATCGTCCGGGGATTAATCAAACAAGGGGCCAGGGTTCAGGTGGTGATGACCAAAGCGGCTACGGCCTTTATTACCCCCCTCACCTTGCAGACACTTTCAGGGCAGCCGGTGATCACTGATCTATTCTCTTCCCCTTCAGCTTGGGAAATAGAGCATGTGTCTTTGGCCGAGCGGGCTGATCTTATCTTGATCGCCCCGGCTACGGCCAATATCATTGGTAAGATAGCCAATGGGATGGCCGATGATATGCTCTCCACCCTTGTCCTGGCCGCTCGGTCTCCCATCCTGATTGCCCCGGCTATGAACGAGGCCATGTATGAGAATCCTATTCTGATGGCCAATATCGAAAAACTCAAAAACTGCGGCTTTCTCTTTATTGAGCCGGAAGAAGGAGAGTTGGCCTGTGGAAAGCAGGGCAGAGGCAGATTGGCTTCCATTGAGGTCATAATAGGAAATGTCGGAGCCTCTCTAAATAAACCGTCTCCTGAAAGGTCATTGAAAAATGCCATCTGTAAGCCAGAATTGGAACAATCCGCCATCTGTAGTCCACAATCCGCCCTCAGAACAATCCGCCATCGAAGGATTCTTATTACGGCCGGTCCTACTCAGGAGCCAATAGATCCGGTCCGCTACATCAGCAATCCATCCTCTGGCCGAATGGGCCTTGCCTTAGCCGAGGTGGCTCACCGCTGGGGGGGTGAGGTCACCTTAATTATGGGACCGATTCTCCTTGAGCCACCCCCTGGTATAAACACTATCAAGGTCCAAACGGCTCAACAGATGAGGGAGGCTGTTCTGAATCATTTCCCCTCAGTAGATATTTTTATTTCGGCGGCAGCCGTTTCCGACTACCGACCTGAAAAACAAGCTAAAGAAAAGATCAAGAAGGACAAGGATCGCTTAACTCTGGAACTGGTGAAGACGCCCGATATTTTGGCTGAGGTGGGGCAAGCCAAAAGCGAGCGCCAAATCGTAGTTGGTTTTGCCGCTGAAACAGAGAATCTGGAACAAAACGCCCGGAAGAAACTGGAGGAGAAGAACCTCGATCTCATCGTAGCCAATGATCTAACCCAGGAAGGGGCCGGCTTTGGAAGCGAGACCAATATTGTGACTATCATTACCCGAAGCGGTGAGATAACCAAAACGCCCAGGCTACCCAAAATCGAGGTGGCTGAAGCCATCCTTGAGCAGATTATTAGTATAGCTCGGCGGAAGTTCCTCTCTGGTTTGGAGTCACCAATAGAGCTTCAGGGTTCAAGTGAATATTAA